From a region of the Suncus etruscus isolate mSunEtr1 chromosome 11, mSunEtr1.pri.cur, whole genome shotgun sequence genome:
- the KRT5 gene encoding keratin, type II cytoskeletal 5, with protein sequence MSRQSSVSYRSGGSRSFSAASAITPSVSRTSFTSVSRSGGGGGGFGRVSLGGAGGAGGYGSRSLYNVGGSKRISMSTSGGSFRNRFGAGAGGGYGFGGGMGAGFGFGGGAGGSMGLGGVGGFGGGFGGSGFPVCPPGGIQEVTINQSLLTPLNLQIDPTIQRVRTEEREQIKSLNNKFASFIDKVRFLEQQNKVLDTKWTLLQEQGTKTVRQNLEPLFEQYINNLRRQLDSIHGERGRLDSELRNMQDLVEDFKNKYEDEINKRTTAENEFVMMKKDVDAAFMNKVELEARVDTLMDEINFMKMFFEAELSQIQTHVSDTSVVLSMDNNRSLDLDSIIAEVKAQYEDIANRSRTEAESWYQTKYEELQQTAGRHGDDLRNTKHEISEMNRMIQRLRAEIDNVKKQCANLQNAIADAEQRGELAIKDARNKLAELEDALQKAKQDMARLLREYQELMNTKLALDVEIATYRKLLEGEECRLSGEGVGPVNISVVTNSVSSGYGGGSSSFGGGFGSSLGGSGGSGYYSSSGGIGLSGGLSGGGSGFSASSGRGMGMGFGSGGGSSSSVKFVSTTSSSRKSFKS encoded by the exons ATGTCTCGCCAGTCAAGCGTGTCCTACCGCAGCGGGGGCAGCCGCAGCTTCAGCGCGGCTTCTGCCATCACCCCATCGGTGTCCCGCACCAGTTTCACCTCCGTGTCCCGCTCTGGGGGTGGCGGTGGCGGCTTTGGCAGGGTCAGCCTTGGTGGTGCTGGTGGAGCCGGTGGCTACGGCAGCCGAAGTCTCTACAATGTGGGAGGCTCCAAGAGGATCTCCATGAGCACTAGCGGTGGCAGCTTCAGGAACCGATTTGGCGCTGGTGCCGGAGGCGGCTATGGCTTTGGAGGGGGCATGGGGGCCGGATTTGGTTTTGGCGGTGGAGCTGGTGGTAGCATGGGGCTCGGGGGTGTAGGTGGCTTTGGAGGGGGCTTCGGGGGCTCTGGCTTCCCCGTGTGCCCCCCGGGTGGCATCCAAGAGGTCACCATCAACCAGAGCCTCTTGACGCCTCTGAACCTGCAAATCGACCCCACTATACAGCGTGTGCGCACCGAGGAGCGCGAACAGATCAAGAGCCTCAACAACAAGTTTGCCTCCTTCATCGACAAG GTGCGCTTCCTGGAACAGCAGAACAAAGTTCTGGACACCAAATGGACCCTGCTCCAGGAGCAGGGCACCAAGACCGTGAGGCAGAATCTGGAGCCCCTGTTTGAGCAATACATCAACAACCTCAGGAGACAGCTGGACAGCATTCATGGGGAGAGAGGCCGCttggactctgagctcaggaacatGCAGGACCTGGTGGAGGACTTCAAGAACAA ATATGAAGATGAAATTAACAAACGCACCACAGCCGAGAATGAATTTGTGATGATGAAGAAG GATGTGGATGCTGCCTTCATGAACAAGGTGGAGCTGGAGGCCAGGGTGGACACTCTGATGGATGAGATCAACTTCATGAAGATGTTCTTCGAGGCG GAGCTGTCCCAGATACAGACGCACGTCTCAGATACATCTGTGGTCCTGTCCATGGACAACAACCGCTCCCTGGACCTGGACAGCATCATTGCTGAAGTCAAGGCCCAGTATGAGGACATCGCCAATCGCAGCCGAACGGAAGCTGAGTCCTGGTATCAGACCAAG TATGAGGAGTTGCAGCAGACTGCAGGCCGGCATGGCGATGACCTCCGCAACACCAAGCATGAGATCTCTGAGATGAACCGGATGATCCAGAGGCTGAGAGCCGAGATCGACAATGTTAAGAAGCAG TGTGCCAACCTACAGAATGCCATTGCTGATGCTGAGCAGCGTGGGGAACTGGCCATCAAGGATGCCAGGAACAAGCTGGCTGAGCTGGAGGATGCCCTGCAGAAGGCTAAGCAGGACATGGCTCGGCTGCTACGCGAGTACCAGGAACTTATGAACACTAAACTGGCCCTGGATGTGGAAATTGCCACCTACAGGAAGCTGCTGGAGGGCGAGGAGTGCAG ACTGAGTGGAGAAGGAGTTGGGCCAGTCAACATCT CTGTCGTCACAAACAGCGTTTCCTCTGGCTACGGTGGTGGCAGCAGCAGCTTCGGAGGAGGCTTTGGAAGTAGCCTTGGTGGTAGTGGTGGCAGTGGCTACTACAGCAGCAGTGGGGGTATTGGTCTATCAGGTGGGCTAAGTGGCGGAGGCTCTGGCTTTAGTGCAAGTAGCGGCCGAGGCATGGGCATGGGTTTTGGCAGCGGTGGAGGCAGCAGCTCCAGCGTCAAATTTGTCTCCACCACGTCTTCCTCCCGGAAGAGCTTCAAGAGCTAA
- the LOC126022522 gene encoding keratin, type II cytoskeletal 71: MSRQFTCKPGATGKGGFSGCSAVLSGGSSSSYRAGAKALSGGFGSRSLYNLGGVRTISLNMASGKNGGFGFGRSRASGFAGSMFGSVALGPTCQTVCPPGGIHQVTVNESLLAPLNVELDPEIQKVRTQEREQIKALNNKFASFIDKVRFLEQQNQVLETKWELLQQLDLSNCKQNLEPILEGFISSLRKQLEGLSGDRVRLDSELRNVRDVVEDYKKRYEEEINRRTAAENEFVLLKKDVDAAYANKVELQAKVDSMDHEIKFLKCLFEAEISQIQSHISDMSVILSMDNNRDLDLDSIINEVRAQYEDIALKSKAEAEALYQTKFQELQLAAGRHGDDLKNTKGEISELTRLIQRIRSEIENVKKQASSLETAIADAEQRGDNALKDARAKLDELEGALHQAKEELARMLREYQELMSTKLALDMEIATYRKLLEGEECRMSGEFPSPVSISIISSTSGNGSYGFRPSSVSGGYVANSTSCISGVCSVRGGESRSRSSASDYKDTLGKSSNLSATPKKASR; this comes from the exons ATGAGCCGCCAGTTCAcctgcaagccaggagctacCGGCAAGGGGGGCTTCAGTGGCTGCTCAGCTGTGCTCTCGGGGGGCAGCTCATCCTCCTACCGGGCAGGGGCCAAGGCGCTCAGTGGAGGCTTTGGCAGCCGAAGCCTCTACAACCTGGGTGGAGTCCGCACCATCTCCCTCAACATGGCCAGTGGGAAGAATGGAGGGTTCGGGTTTGGCAGAAGCAGGGCCAGCGGCTTTGCAGGCAGCATGTTTGGCAGTGTGGCCCTGGGTCCCACCTGCCAGACAGTGTGCCCTCCGGGAGGCATCCACCAGGTCACCGTGAATGAGAGTCTCCTGGCCCCCCTCAATGTGGAGCTGGACCCCGAGATCCAGAAAGTGCGCACCCAGGAGCGGGAGCAAATCAAAGCTCTGAACAACAAATTCGCCTCCTTCATTGACAAG GTACGCTTCCTGGAGCAGCAGAACCAGGTGCTGGAGACTAAGTGGGAGCTGCTGCAACAGCTGGACCTGAGCAATTGCAAACAGAACCTGGAGCCCATCCTGGAGGGCTTCATCAGCTCCCTGCGCAAGCAGTTGGAGGGGCTATCAGGGGACAGGGTGAGGCTGGACTCAGAGCTGAGGAATGTGCGTGACGTAGTAGAAGACTACAAGAAAAG GTATGAGGAGGAGATCAACAGGCGGACGGCTGCTGAAAATGAATTCGTGCTGCTCAAGAAG GATGTGGATGCAGCTTATGCCAACAAAGTGGAGCTACAGGCCAAGGTGGACTCCATGGACCATGAGATCAAGTTCTTAAAGTGTCTCTTTGAAGCC GAAATTTCTCAGATCCAGTCCCACATCAGTGACATGTCTGTCATCCTGTCCATGGACAACAACCGGGACCTGGACCTGGACAGCATAATCAACGAGGTGCGCGCCCAGTATGAGGACATCGCTCTGAAGAGCAAGGCTGAGGCTGAGGCTCTGTACCAGACCAAG TTCCAGGAGCTCCAGCTGGCAGCAGGCCGACATGGAGATGACCTCAAAAACACCAAGGGTGAGATCTCAGAGTTGACCCGACTCATTCAGAGAATCCGCTCTGAGATTGAGAACGTCAAGAAGCAG GCTTCTAGCTTGGAGACAGCCATTGCTGATGCTGAGCAGCGAGGGGACAATGCCCTCAAGGATGCCCGGGCCAAGCTAGATGAGCTGGAGGGTGCCCTGCATCAGGCCAAGGAGGAGCTGGCCCGGATGCTGCGGGAGTACCAGGAGCTGATGAGCACCAAGCTGGCCCTGGATATGGAGATCGCCACCTACCGCAAGCTGCTGGAGGGCGAGGAGTGCCG AATGTCAGGAGAATTCCCCTCCCCTGTCAGCATCT CCATCATCAGCAGTACCAGCGGCAATGGGAGCTATGGTTTCCGGCCCAGCTCTGTCAGCGGTGGCTACGTGGCCAACAGCACCAGCTGCATCTCAGGAGTGTGCAGTGTCCGTGGTGGTGAAAGCCGGAGCCGGTCCAGTGCCAGTGACTACAAGGATACCCTGGGAAAGAGCTCCAACCTGAGTGCCACCCCTAAGAAAGCCAGTCGATAG